Within Vannielia litorea, the genomic segment TACTTGAGCTCGCCGCCGGGAAAGGTCGGGATTCCGTGGCGGATCAGCGTGGCTTGCCCGCCCTCCGCCCCGGCCTGCTCCTGCGCCACGGCCGGCATGGCCGCAAGCAGAACGGCCAACGCCACACCTTGCGCCCGAGCCAGCATGCTGTTCGGGCGGCGGGAATTGGCGGCATCGGGGGTCATCGGGGCTATCTGGCGCAAGTCGAGGCTCCTCTCGGGGTCGGACATGGGCTGCACGGCGCGCAGCCCTGCCGGGCCGATCACGCCGAAACATCGTTGATTTCAGCTAAATGCCCCAGCCCGCGGCTTGCAAGTTGAAACCTCGTGAGCCGTGCGCGAGCGAGCTCAGTCGAGACGCAGCACCTGGCGCACCAGACCGTCACCCTCGCGCCATGTCTCGAAACCCATCGCCCGGTAATAGGCCAGTGCCCCTGCGTTGGTCCGACCGATGGTGGCCTCGACGCGGCCCAGCCCGGCAGTCTCGGCGGCGCCGCGGGTCGGAGCAAAGAGCTTTCGGCCCACGCCGCGCCGCGTTGCGCCCGGATGGACGTGCGTGCCGATGATGCCCCAGCCGGGCGTGACCCCAAGTTCGTTGCCGGGCATCGCACGCTTCAACGACTGGAAGCCCATGATGCGACCCGACGGGTCAACCGCGACCATGATGGCGATCAGATCCGGATGTTCGAGATAATGCGCGCGAGCAAAGCCCGTATCGCCCGGCTTTTGCCGACGGCCTGCCGCGAGCAAGGCCTCGAGCACCTGCCCCATGCCCTCGGCATCCGCCGCATTCGCCTGTCGCACCATGACCATGGCTTGCCTCCCGGCACTAAAAAGGGCCGCCCCGGTGTCCCGTCGGCGGCCCTGAATGGGGTTATGACCTTGCCTTACTGCGCCTGCAGATAGGCGATCACATTGGCGCGGTCCTCGATCTTCTTGAGGCCGGCAAAGCTCATCTTGGTGCCGCTTATGTAGCCCTTCGGGTTGGCGAGAAACGCGCTCAGTTCTTCAGGGGTCCACGTGCCGCCATGCTCGGCCATTGCGCTGGAATAGGAGAAGCCGCCGACGCCGCCGATATCGCGATTCACCACACCATCGAGGTGCGGACCTGTGCCATCGGTGCCGTCGAGCTTGTGGCAGGCCTTGCACTTGCCGAAGACCTTCTCGCCCGCAGCGGCATCGGCGCTGGCGAACACCTCTTCAAACGAAGGGCCGCTCTCTTCTTCAGCGGCTTCGCCACCCTCGGCCGAGGCTACCTCGATGGCATAGCCCTGCACGTGCTCTTCGCCCTCTTCACCATGATTGCCGGCATCCATCGCGTAGAGCGACTCGCCGGCCCAGTTGATCAGGAGGTAGATCAGCAGCGCGCCGCACAGCCAGCCGAACGCCTTGACCATCGTCATTGTGTCGAACATGTCTCATCCCGTGCACGGTTTCGGTTTCGGGGCCTTCTACGCGCTTCCATGCCCGCGCTGCAAGACGTATCAGGCGCGACCAATCGCCCGAGGGGGCAAAAAACGTGTGAACTGTCAGGGGAGAGGCAGGATGGCCGGCCGGATCGCATTTCAGGGAGAATTGGGCGCCTATTCGCATCAGGCCTGCGCCGACGCACGGCCCGACATGGAAGCGGTGCCGTGCCGTACCTTCGAGGATGTGATCGAGGCGGTGCGCGCCGGCCGGGCGGACCAGGCGATGCTGCCGGTGGAGAACTCCACCTACGGTCGGGTCGCCGACATTCACCGCCTGCTGCCCGAGTCGGGGCTTCACATCATCGACGAGGCCTTCGTGCGGGTGCACATCTCGCTGATGGCCCTGCCCGGCGTCGCGCTCGACGAGATAAGGAAAGTGCGCGCGCACCTGGTGCTCCTGCCGCAATGCGCGGCCTTCCTCGCCGAGCACGGAATCGCGGGGGAGGCCGCCGCCGACAGCGCCGGCGCGGCAGCGGAGCTTCGGGCCAGCGGCTTGCGCGACGAGGGCGTGCTGGCTTCCGACCTCGCGGCCGAGATACACGGGCTGAACATTCTCGCACGCCACATCGAGGACCACGCCCACAACACCACCCGGTTTCTCATCATGGCGCCCGAGGCCCGGCCCGCCCGCCGCGCCGAGAACATGATGACCACCTTCGTCTTCCGCGTGCGCAACATCCCCGCCGCGCTCTACAAGGCGATGGGGGGCTTTGCCACGAACGGGGTCAACATGACCAAGCTCGAGAGCTACATGGTGGGCGGCAGCTTCACCGCGACGCAGTTCTACTCCGACATCGAGGGCCATCCGGACGACCCGAATGTGCAGCTTGCGATGGAGGAGCTCGACCATTTCACCGAAGAGGTGAAGATCCTCGGCGTCTATCCCGCAGACGCTCGGAGGCACTGAGCTTCCGCGCGCATGGCCCGGCTCTGTAGCGCCATGGGCCGATCGCCGACGGCGCTCAACCCTCCGGGTAGGCTTGCCGGCAGGCCGCGATCCGGGCCTGCGCCTCGCGCTCCAACTGGTCGCGCTTGACGATCATGTTGCGCAGCTTGCGTTGCTCCGCTGCCGGGTCGATCGCCACCTGACGGGTGCGGTAACGGGTTTCGGGACGGTGGCACCAGGTGACGCCGACATTCTCCTTCTTGGAGCCCACGCACATCCGAAAACCACTCGTCACATAGGCCTCGCGCTCGACGGCATAGCCGCGATCCACATTGGCCCGGGTCTCGGCGATGAGCTTGTTCATCACCTTCAGATCCTTGGCGGCGCGGTTCACGCAGGCCTCGCGCGGAGTGGCGCAGGCGGCGGCGAGAGGGATCAGCAGCAGGGGCAGAAAATGCCGCATCGGGTGTCCTTTCAATGGCTTGGCACCATGATTAGGCTCGCGGAGCGGATTCGCCAAATCACGATATGCGGGAAGGGCCGGCCATGACCGATGCGATGGACACAGAGAAAGCGCGCGCTGCCGCTTGGTTTCGGACGCTCCGCGACGAGATCGTTTCCGCCTTCGAGGGTCTGGAAGACAGTTTCGAGGGCAAGGGCGAAGCCGGCAGGTTCGAGGTGACCCCGACGAAGCGCGCCGCAGAGGACGGCTCCGACGCCGGGGGCGGGTTGATGAGCGTGATGCGCAGCGGCAGGGTCTTCGAGAAGGTCGGCGTGAACGTATCGGAGGTGTTCGGCACGCTGGGCGAGGCCGCGCAGAAGGCGATGGCCGCCCGCGGCATGCCGGGCGTGGCCGAGGATCCGCGCTTCTGGGCCTCGGGCATCAGCCTCGTGGCCCACATGCAGAACCCCCATGTGCCGGCTGTTCACATGAACACCCGCATGTTCTGGACCCCTTCCGCCTGGTGGTTCGGCGGCGGGTCCGATCTGAACCCCTGCATCGAATATGATGAGGACACGGCGCATTTTCATGGCCAGCAGAAGGCCCATCTGGACCCGCACGGAGCCGAGCTCTATCCCCGGCTCAAGGCCTGGGCCGATGAGTACTTCTACATCCCCCACAGGGGCCGGGCCCGGGGTGTTGGCGGCGTTTTCATGGATGACCGGAATACCGGAGACTGGGAGGCCGACTTTGCCCTGACGCAGGACATCGGCCGCGCCTTCCTGCCCGCCTATCTGCCGCTGGTCGAAAAGCGCCGGGGCCAGGCCTGGGGAGAGGCCGAGAAGGAGGTGCAACTCGTGCACCGCGGGCTCTACGCCGAGTACAACCTCGTCTACGACCGCGGCACGAAGTTCGGCCTTGCGACCGGGCATGATGCCAATGCGGTGCTGATGAGCCTGCCGCCGATGGCCAAGTGGGTATGACCCGGGCGGCACAGCGGCGCAGTCGGGTCCCGGTCTGGCAGCGTTGAGGGTGCCGCGGCCCGAAACCTGGCCCCCTTGACCTCTGCGATCATCCGCGCAACGTGACGGCCTGCAATCGTGAGGCCCCAATGCCGCTCTCTCCCAACGCCCAGGGTGCCCTCTGGATGACCGCTTCGATGGCCGGTTTCGCCGTGGAGGACGCCTTTATCAAATCCGCCGCCGGGGCGGTGCCGGTTGGCCAGGTGCTGGCGATGTTCGGGCTGATCGGCACGGCGATCTTTGCCATGCTCTGCCTGCGGCGCGGCGACCGCCTGATTCACCCCGCGCTCTTCTCCCGTCCCATGGCGGTGCGCTGCGGGTTCGAGATGGTGGGTCGGGTATTCTACACCCTCGCCATTGCGCTCACGCCGCTCTCCACCGCCTCGGCGATCCTCCAGGCCGCGCCGCTGATGGTGGCGCTGGGAGCGATGACTGTCCTGCGGGAGCCGGTCAGCCCGGCGCGCTGGCTGGCGATCCTCGTGGGGTTTGCGGGCGTCCTTCTGGTGCTGCGGCCTGGGCTCGCCGGGTTCGACATGCTGGCAATCCTCTCGGTGCTGGGCATGATCGGCTTCGCGGGGCGTGACCTTGCCACCCGCGCTGCGCCACCCGCGCTCTCGCACATGCAGCTCAGCCTTTACGGCTGCGCCATCCTGATCCCGGCGGGGCTGGTGATTCTCGCCTTCCAATCTGCCCCCGTGGTGCCTTCGGGCGCAGACACATGGCGCATTCTCGCGGCCTCGCTCGCAGGGGCCTCGGCCTACTACGCGCTCACCATCGCCATGCGCACCGGAGAGGTGGGCGTGGTGGCCCCCTTCCGCTACACCCGGCTTGTGGTGGCGATGATCCTCGCCGCCGTCGTCTTTGGCGAACGGCCCGACACAGCCACGCTCGTGGGCTCGGCGATCATCGTCGGCGCGGGGCTTCTGGCGCTGGCCAGTGGGCGCCGGCGCAGGGTGAGGGCCTGAGGCGCTATTTGTAGAGCCCGGTGCGCACCGAAAGGTCGGTCTCTGTCATCGCGTATTTTTGCACCATCCCGGCCTCGTCGAAGAGGACCGTCAGCTGCTTCTGCTTGCCCTTGCGGACCCGGCCGAACATCCGGACACCCGGAATGTAGCTCACCGCGTGGGGGCGGAGGCGCTCGTGGCTGTAGGTCCAGATCTCGGTGCCTGCCGCGGTGAACGACTTCTCCTGCGGGGCACCCAGCATGTTCTGCACCTGCACCTGGCTCGTCATCCCCGGATGCATCATCTGGGCCACACTCGCTTCGGTCTGGTTCTTCATCACCTGGTTGCCGCTGGAGCTGCAGGCCGCGAGGCCGAGGGCAAGGATTGAAACGAGCAAGCTGCGGAGCATGAGTGGCCTCTCTGGGTTCTGAACAGGGGGCATGCTCTGGCGAAAGCGGAAAGATTCGGTAAATCCTGACGGGCCCGTGAATAAAAAGCTTGCCCTTGCCCCAAGGATTGACGCCCCGCATCCGTCTGACCAACGGTATGCGCATGTCGGTGTCCGATCATTCTCTCGCGCTGGCCGCTGCGGGCGGCGACCGGGAGGCCTTTGCCTCTCTGCTGGCGCGGCATTACGACCGGCTCTTCGCCTTTGCCTTCCGACTGACCGGCGTGCGCGCCGAAGCCGAGGACCTGACGCAGGACATTTGCCTTGCCCTGCCCGCCAAGCTCGCCCGCTACGAAGGGCGCGCCGCGTTTTCCACTTGGCTCTACCGGGTGGCGGTCAACGCGGCCCATGACCGGCGGCGCAGGGCCGCAACACAGGCAAAGGCCTCGGAGGGTTGGGGCGACTGGGAGATCGGTCGGCAGGCCGAAATGGTCGAGACGGCCGAGGCGGTGGACTGGCTCACTGCCACGCTGCGCGGACTGCCGCCCGAACTGCGCGACACCTGCGCGCTGGTTCTGGGCGAGGAGATGACCCAAGGCCAGGCCGGAGAGGTGCTTGGCGTGAGCGAGGGCACAATCGCCTGGCGCATGTCGGAGGTCAAAAAGCGCCTCCGCGCGCTGGCAAGCGAGGAAAGAGCGTCATGACTGACGAGTTCGACAAGCTGAAGAAGGCCATGCAGGCCGCCCCGCCCGCTCCCGACCCGGAAGCGAAGAAGGCGGCGCTGGCCCTTGCCATGCAGGCCTTCGACGACTCGGCGGAGAAAAATGCACGCCTCCGCCAAGGATTGGCAAAAGGCGCGCGTCCCACTCCCGAAAGCCCCCGAGAGGCGGGGCTGATGCAAGGAGTGAGAGACATGTTTGCGAAACTGAGCACAAAGGCCGGGCTGGCCGCCACCACCGGCATCGCCGCCGCCGGGCTGGCCGCCGTGGTGATCATCCCGCAGATGCAGCAGAGCGGCGGGCCGACGGTCGTGGAGGCGCGCGAAACCAAGGGCGCGGCAGCAACCGACAGCACCCGCTCCCAGGCCGAGGCGGCGCCCCTTACTCAGCCCGAGACGCCGCAGGAGGCGCCCGAGATCGCGGAGGTCCGAAGCGACGACGCACAGGCGGCTACGCCCGCGCCGGAGCCCGCCGCCACCGAGGATGTCGCCGTGATGGAGGAGCCGCCGATGGCG encodes:
- a CDS encoding GNAT family N-acetyltransferase, with protein sequence MVMVRQANAADAEGMGQVLEALLAAGRRQKPGDTGFARAHYLEHPDLIAIMVAVDPSGRIMGFQSLKRAMPGNELGVTPGWGIIGTHVHPGATRRGVGRKLFAPTRGAAETAGLGRVEATIGRTNAGALAYYRAMGFETWREGDGLVRQVLRLD
- a CDS encoding c-type cytochrome, with amino-acid sequence MFDTMTMVKAFGWLCGALLIYLLINWAGESLYAMDAGNHGEEGEEHVQGYAIEVASAEGGEAAEEESGPSFEEVFASADAAAGEKVFGKCKACHKLDGTDGTGPHLDGVVNRDIGGVGGFSYSSAMAEHGGTWTPEELSAFLANPKGYISGTKMSFAGLKKIEDRANVIAYLQAQ
- a CDS encoding prephenate dehydratase produces the protein MAGRIAFQGELGAYSHQACADARPDMEAVPCRTFEDVIEAVRAGRADQAMLPVENSTYGRVADIHRLLPESGLHIIDEAFVRVHISLMALPGVALDEIRKVRAHLVLLPQCAAFLAEHGIAGEAAADSAGAAAELRASGLRDEGVLASDLAAEIHGLNILARHIEDHAHNTTRFLIMAPEARPARRAENMMTTFVFRVRNIPAALYKAMGGFATNGVNMTKLESYMVGGSFTATQFYSDIEGHPDDPNVQLAMEELDHFTEEVKILGVYPADARRH
- the hemF gene encoding oxygen-dependent coproporphyrinogen oxidase, yielding MTDAMDTEKARAAAWFRTLRDEIVSAFEGLEDSFEGKGEAGRFEVTPTKRAAEDGSDAGGGLMSVMRSGRVFEKVGVNVSEVFGTLGEAAQKAMAARGMPGVAEDPRFWASGISLVAHMQNPHVPAVHMNTRMFWTPSAWWFGGGSDLNPCIEYDEDTAHFHGQQKAHLDPHGAELYPRLKAWADEYFYIPHRGRARGVGGVFMDDRNTGDWEADFALTQDIGRAFLPAYLPLVEKRRGQAWGEAEKEVQLVHRGLYAEYNLVYDRGTKFGLATGHDANAVLMSLPPMAKWV
- a CDS encoding DMT family transporter, encoding MTASMAGFAVEDAFIKSAAGAVPVGQVLAMFGLIGTAIFAMLCLRRGDRLIHPALFSRPMAVRCGFEMVGRVFYTLAIALTPLSTASAILQAAPLMVALGAMTVLREPVSPARWLAILVGFAGVLLVLRPGLAGFDMLAILSVLGMIGFAGRDLATRAAPPALSHMQLSLYGCAILIPAGLVILAFQSAPVVPSGADTWRILAASLAGASAYYALTIAMRTGEVGVVAPFRYTRLVVAMILAAVVFGERPDTATLVGSAIIVGAGLLALASGRRRRVRA
- the bamE gene encoding outer membrane protein assembly factor BamE domain-containing protein yields the protein MLRSLLVSILALGLAACSSSGNQVMKNQTEASVAQMMHPGMTSQVQVQNMLGAPQEKSFTAAGTEIWTYSHERLRPHAVSYIPGVRMFGRVRKGKQKQLTVLFDEAGMVQKYAMTETDLSVRTGLYK
- a CDS encoding RNA polymerase sigma factor, whose product is MSVSDHSLALAAAGGDREAFASLLARHYDRLFAFAFRLTGVRAEAEDLTQDICLALPAKLARYEGRAAFSTWLYRVAVNAAHDRRRRAATQAKASEGWGDWEIGRQAEMVETAEAVDWLTATLRGLPPELRDTCALVLGEEMTQGQAGEVLGVSEGTIAWRMSEVKKRLRALASEERAS